In Nitrospira sp., one DNA window encodes the following:
- a CDS encoding ABC transporter substrate-binding protein produces the protein MKRLSSTAFALLALIWGIDTFIPPNALAADTIRVGHFPNITHVQGLVAQHLSRTGHGWFEERLGKDVKIEWYIYNAGPSAMEALLADSIDLTYVGPSPALNAYTKSNGEEIRIIAGAAIGGAALVVQPDSGLKQPADFRGKTIATPQLGNTQDVACRAWLANGGLKITQTGGDAFIVPTPNPDQLSLFQQKKLDAVWTVEPWISRLERDAGGKILLEQSKDSITVLVSSVKFLKTKRELAKKFAQAHRELTEWILAHPVEAKQMVQQELAAETQAKVSAELITQAWTRIGLTTEASPDEYRQFVANAQRAGFIRTAPDLSRLIERLN, from the coding sequence ATGAAACGATTGTCATCGACAGCTTTTGCACTTCTTGCACTGATATGGGGGATCGACACGTTCATACCACCCAACGCGCTCGCAGCCGACACTATCCGGGTCGGGCATTTTCCCAATATCACCCACGTCCAGGGATTGGTCGCCCAGCACCTCTCACGAACCGGACACGGCTGGTTTGAGGAACGGCTCGGCAAAGATGTGAAGATCGAATGGTACATCTACAACGCCGGACCGAGCGCCATGGAAGCCCTCCTGGCAGATTCCATCGACCTCACCTATGTCGGGCCGAGCCCGGCCTTGAATGCCTACACCAAATCAAACGGCGAGGAAATCAGGATCATTGCCGGCGCAGCAATCGGAGGCGCCGCGTTGGTCGTCCAACCGGATTCCGGGCTCAAACAGCCCGCCGACTTTCGTGGGAAAACCATCGCGACGCCGCAACTGGGCAATACGCAGGACGTCGCCTGCCGAGCCTGGCTGGCCAACGGCGGGTTGAAGATCACGCAAACCGGCGGAGACGCCTTCATCGTCCCGACCCCCAATCCGGATCAGCTCTCGCTGTTTCAGCAAAAAAAACTCGACGCCGTCTGGACGGTCGAACCCTGGATCTCACGCCTGGAACGCGATGCCGGAGGCAAGATCCTGCTCGAACAATCGAAGGACAGCATCACGGTCCTGGTATCGAGCGTGAAGTTTCTCAAGACCAAGCGTGAACTCGCCAAGAAGTTTGCACAGGCTCACCGTGAACTCACCGAGTGGATCCTCGCGCATCCGGTAGAGGCCAAGCAGATGGTCCAGCAGGAACTGGCCGCAGAGACGCAAGCCAAGGTCTCAGCCGAATTGATCACACAGGCCTGGACACGCATTGGCCTCACTACAGAAGCCTCACCCGACGAATATCGGCAATTTGTCGCCAACGCACAGCGCGCCGGATTTATTCGCACGGCCCCCGACTTGTCCCGCTTGATCGAAAGGCTGAACTGA